One window of Mauremys reevesii isolate NIE-2019 linkage group 4, ASM1616193v1, whole genome shotgun sequence genomic DNA carries:
- the DBX1 gene encoding homeobox protein DBX1: MMFPSLIAPPAVYPSLLRPTPTLTLPQSLQSAFSSHSSFLVEDLIRISRPASYLPRNGPPPSMSPPASGTSTARTDTVTSDLVSCNTSSARRVCSPQTSVSSNNDSTFLKFGVNAILSSTPRAETSPALLPSVPPKTFSFPYFEGSFQPFIRSSYFPASSSVVPIPGTFSWPLAARGKPRRGMLRRAVFSDVQRKALEKMFQKQKYISKPDRKKLAAKLGLKDSQVKIWFQNRRMKWRNSKERELLSSGGCREQTLPTKFNPHPDLSDVGKKCSEEEEEEEVSPLCPASPQHTLTYHQSPEHLHLRDRLDSQMPPSPSHSSSPSKPSDFSDSEEEDDEGEEEEEEITVS, encoded by the exons ATGATGTTCCCAAGTCTCATAGCTCCTCCGGCTGTGTACCCGAGTCTCCTGCGGCCAACTCCTACTTTAACTTTGCCTCAGTCTCTGCAGTCAGCCTTTTCTAGCCATTCTAGCTTCTTGGTGGAAGATTTGATCAGGATCAGCAGGCCTGCCAGTTACCTGCCTAGGAACGGCCCTCCGCCTAGCATGTCCCCTCCAGCCTCCGGGACCAGCACAGCCAGGACAGACACTGTGACATCAGACCTCGTCAGCTGCAACACCTCTAGCGCTAGGAGGGTCTGTTCCCCGCAGACTTCAGTCTCATCCAATAACGATTCCACTTTCCTGAAGTTTGGGGTCAACGCCATCCTCTCGTCCACTCCTAGAGCTG AAACCTCCCCTGCGTTGCTTCCGAGTGTCCCTCCAAAGACATTCTCCTTTCCATACTTTGAAGGATCCTTCCAGCCTTTTATCAGATCTTCTTATTTCCCAG cGTCCTCCTCGGTGGTGCCTATCCCTGGCACTTTCTCGTGGCCCCTGGCTGCTAGAGGAAAGCCCCGCAGAGGGATGCTTCGCAGGGCAGTCTTCTCGGACGTGCAACGCAAAGCTCTGgagaaaatgtttcagaagcagAAGTACATCAGCAAACCAGACAGGAAAAAGCTGGCAGCCAAACTGGGGCTCAAAGACTCGCAG GTGAAGATCTGGTTCCAGAACAGAAGGATGAAGTGGAGGAACTCCAAAGAGAGAGAGCTCCTCTCctccgggggctgcagggaacaAACCTTACCCACCAAGTTCAACCCTCACCCAGACCTCAGCGACGTGGGCAAgaaatgctcagaggaggaggaggaggaggaagtgtccCCTCTGTGCCCAGCCAGCCCTCAGCACACCCTGACCTACCACCAGTCCCCCGAGCACCTGCACTTGCGGGACAGACTGGACTCCCAGATGCCCCCCTCTCCATCCCACTCCAGCAGCCCCAGCAAACCTTCAGACTTCTCAGACTCGGAGGAAGAGGATGAtgagggggaagaggaagaggaggagatcaCAGTCTCTTAG